Part of the Paeniglutamicibacter sulfureus genome, CCAACAAGATCAAACCCGGCAAATACAGGCCACTACGGCGCTCGACAAAACCTTAGCGTCGGATATTTCACTTTTTCACAAGCCACCCCGAAAATATTTCAAGGCGCCCGCAGGGGGACCCTCTGCGAGACACTCTTCATTGCCAACCTGGCGCTTAGGGCGACCAACTTTGGTAGTCGCTAAGCCCTTCGGCAAGCCCGAATTTCACGGCTGGCCATGCGGCTTCGATGATGGAGAAAACCACGGTGTCAGGGACGGTGCCGTTCTCGAAGATCGTGTGATTGCGAAGAATGCCGTCTTGTTTGGCACCGAGTCGTTCGATTGCGCGCCGGGATTGGTGATTATGCCAATGCGCCCGGAACTCCACTTCAATGCACCCGAGTTCCTCGCACGCTCGCTGGAGCAAGTGCATCTTGGATGCGGACTCGATGCGCATACCCATTGCTTTCGATCCGATCCAGGTTGACCCGATTTCAAGACGACGATTGGCTGGTTTGAGGTTCAAATACGCCGATAGCTGGCGATCCAGTAGCGGTTGGCGCGCCCCACCCCGGGCAGGTCTCCCAAGCGGCGGTAATCCCATCCCACCGTGGCGCAGAGGTTTGCGGTGGTCAAAAACTTTCTGGTCCTCGGCCTTGACCTTGGCATCGGGTCGGACATCGACAACGACGCCGGTGCCGTCGGCTCGGCGAACAAAGTAGTCGGGAACATGCCAAGTTTGGGGGAGTGGCTCCGGAAACGTGATCCTTAAGGGCTGAGAGGCAATGCCCGTGACGGTGGCATCAAAATCCAGGCGATTCAGGTGGTCGCGTTCCAGCCAGGACTCGAAACCGACATGCCGGTTGATGGAGGCGCACCACCAGAGGCCGGAGAAATTTCATTTTCCCTTGTAGGCAGCAACGCGGCGAACCGGTGGCGAATTCTCGAAGTCGGTCGCCCAGCAACGCGCCAGAAGGTCGCTGGTTGTGACGGAGGAAAATTGCTCCCTGACGACCAGGGAGCCGGCAGGATCCTTGGACCCGGCCGCAACGTCGGACGCCAACAGCGCGCGTCCCATCGCACCCAGTGTAAGCCGAGAACACCCGAATGCTTCGGGTGTAGTGAGAGCATCTGTAATGAGACAGGACAACGACTGCTTTGAGTTGCACTAGCACGAGAGGGGCTCCCGAAACCTAAGTTGACATAATGTAGATTATCGGCGAACTGGAAACGGCTGGGGAAGTGGTGAAATCCAACATTTCGCTCACATCTTCCAGTGACTGTTTAGCGCGTCTCCATGTGTCGGCTTGGCGCGCGGTGCCGCCCGGTGACCGGGCGCCCGACCAGAGCCCGAGCCTTGGGACCGGGCGCGCCGGACCGATGGCGTCCGGGGTTGGTGAAAACGTCCCGAGTACCGTTGGGACATGCGTGGGTCTATCCCAATCGGCCATTCTCCCGCCAGCGTCCTGGCCAAATAATAAACACTTGACATAACTACCTGGTGCCGTGTTTTGGTACTTGCATAGTTATTCAGGGAAACTCGATGGTATGCCACACCCAACGTCGCCCGTTCAGGGTTCCATCCTGCGCGGCGCATCCCGGCACGTCCGGCACGCCATAAAGCAATCCGTCGAAATCCGTGCGACTTCCGAACACCTGCAACTCGATGCCAGGCAGTATGAAACCATCGACCTGCTGTCCGGCAATGCCGCAGCTCATCTGTCTCCCCTGGGTCGCTCCCCCGGGAAAAACCATGTCTATCTCTGGGGACCTCCGGGGCGCGGCAAGACCTGGTTGCTGGGAGCGGTCTTCGACGCCCTGCCGACTGAGCGCAAACTGCGTGTGCATTTCCACGACTTCTTCCGCGACCTCCATGCAACAGCCCACAAGGCCACCACGGTTGCCCTTGAGCAGATCGACGAACCCGACTCACTCGGGGAAACGCGCGGACGCGCCGACCGCGTGGCGGCACGCACCAGCGCCATTGAACGGTCCATCGAGACCATGCTCGGCGGTGTGGAGGTCCTGTGCTTCGACGAATTCCACTGCAACGATCCCGGCGATGCCATGTTGCTGGCACGCACCGTCAAATACATTATTGACCGGGGCATCCTGTTGATCACCACGTCGAACTACCCGCCGGAGGAACTCCTCTCGGACGAGTACTACCACCACCTGGTTCTGCCGACGATAACGACCATCCGCGAGAACATGACGGTGCACGAACTCGATGCGCAACGCGACTACAGGGCGATCGAGCGCCAGGCGGCACAGCGATCCGGATTCAGCATGGGAACACTGCTGCGCTCCCCCGACTCAGGTGACCTCGATCGCCTGGGGTTGACCGAACCCTGCGCCGGCGACACGGTGCGGCTTACGCCGACAAGCCATGGAATCCGTGCGTTGCGCATTGACGGGCGGCAGATATGGTTTGGCTTCCCAGATCTCTGTGAAGCCCTGACCTCCACCGTGGACTACCTGAAGCTGGTACGCGACCACGATCACTGGATCATTTCCGGCGTGCCGGGCACCGAACGAATGACGCCCTATGGGCTGCGCCGGCTGGCCAACGTCATTGACGTCCTCTACGACCACCAAGTCCGCCTGGACATGTTCGTGGAAGATGGCTTCACTGACTCCTTCAACCACCTGCCCGAACTCGAGGCGGCCCGACTACGCAGCCGCATCAACGCACTGGACACGGGCAACGAACAGATATCGGGAACTACCACTTCGCTGGAGGGCGTCCACTCATGAATCCAAACGGCGAATCGACAGCATCCGCCCCCTGGTCCACCGAAGCCATCCGGGCCGGGGTCGAGGAACTGGTCCGACTTCACGAGGCGGGTGTTCTTCCGCCCATCGTGCAGTTGGGGCATCCGGTGCTGCGGATGGCCGCGGCGGACTTCACCGGCCAGCTGGAACCCGGTCTGTTGCGAGCCTTCCTAGACACCATGCGCGCGGTCATGCTCGATGCCCCGGGAGTCGGACTCGCAGCCCCGCAGCTGGGCATCCCCCTGCGCATCGCCGTTCTGCAAGACCTTTACGAATCCGTTCCGGAGGTCGCCCTCGCGCGGGAACGTGAGCCGCTGGAGTATCTCGAAACGGTCAACCCCCGTTATTGGCCCGTCGGTGACCGCACGGTCGCCTTCTACGAGGGGTGCCTGTCATTCAACGGATACCAGGGAGTTGTGGAACGGCCTGCCGACATCGACACCACGTACCGGGACGCCGAAGGCACCACCCATGAACGGAAATTCTCCGGGTGGCAGGCGAGAATATTCCAGCATGAGACCGACCACCTCGATGGCACCGTGTACATCGACAAGGCCGTGACCCGGTCGTTGTGCGCCAACCACGAATATCCACGCTGGGCCCACCCGGGTATTGCCGCGGCCAGGAGCGGGCTCGGATTTTAGGGACGGCCCAACGCCGTCACTCCCCCGGCACAGGGCACAACCCCGGCTCCTTGCCCGGCCATGAAGGCCGGGCGGCGCGCCCGCGCCTACTACAGTGGTCAGAAGGCCACGCCGCAAGACCGGTCAACGAGCCGGTTGCAGCTAATCACCACCCCCAAGAATTGACACCATTGGAGCAGCTCATGAATCCGGACGAGGGTCTTCGCTGTCCCGTTTGCCGAGAGGGGTTGCGTCTGCAGCAGCAACCCGGGAGGCCCGACCGGCTCGGCTGCGATGCCGGACACGCATTTGACGCCGCGAAGCAAGGCTATTTCAACTTGCTGGCCGGCAAGGGAACGAACTTCAAGGAAGACGGGGCGCAGATGGTTGCTGCCCGGGCTTCCTTCCTTGATGCCGGGCACTATGAGTCGCTGGCCGAAGCCCTGGGGCTCCGAGCCCGCAAGGCCCTGCGCGGATACGAGGAACCGCGGATCCTGGACGCGGGCGCAGGGACCGGATACTACCTGAGGCAGGTGCTTCAAGCGCTTCCCGGGTTCTCCTCCGCCAGCGCTGTTGCGTTGGATATTTCCCGCTATGCTATGCGGCGGGCAGCGAAGGTGCCCAACACCCTGGCGCTCGTGTGGGACCTGTGGCGCGAACTTCCCTTGGAGGACGAGTCGTTCGACGTGCTGCTGAACATCTTCTCCCCACACAACGGCAAAGAATTTGCCCGGGTATTGCGCCCGGGTGGAACGGCCCTGGTCGTAACCCCGCTCCCCGGACACCTT contains:
- a CDS encoding GNAT family N-acetyltransferase, encoding MGMRIESASKMHLLQRACEELGCIEVEFRAHWHNHQSRRAIERLGAKQDGILRNHTIFENGTVPDTVVFSIIEAAWPAVKFGLAEGLSDYQSWSP
- the zapE gene encoding cell division protein ZapE; translated protein: MPHPTSPVQGSILRGASRHVRHAIKQSVEIRATSEHLQLDARQYETIDLLSGNAAAHLSPLGRSPGKNHVYLWGPPGRGKTWLLGAVFDALPTERKLRVHFHDFFRDLHATAHKATTVALEQIDEPDSLGETRGRADRVAARTSAIERSIETMLGGVEVLCFDEFHCNDPGDAMLLARTVKYIIDRGILLITTSNYPPEELLSDEYYHHLVLPTITTIRENMTVHELDAQRDYRAIERQAAQRSGFSMGTLLRSPDSGDLDRLGLTEPCAGDTVRLTPTSHGIRALRIDGRQIWFGFPDLCEALTSTVDYLKLVRDHDHWIISGVPGTERMTPYGLRRLANVIDVLYDHQVRLDMFVEDGFTDSFNHLPELEAARLRSRINALDTGNEQISGTTTSLEGVHS
- a CDS encoding peptide deformylase, with the protein product MNPNGESTASAPWSTEAIRAGVEELVRLHEAGVLPPIVQLGHPVLRMAAADFTGQLEPGLLRAFLDTMRAVMLDAPGVGLAAPQLGIPLRIAVLQDLYESVPEVALAREREPLEYLETVNPRYWPVGDRTVAFYEGCLSFNGYQGVVERPADIDTTYRDAEGTTHERKFSGWQARIFQHETDHLDGTVYIDKAVTRSLCANHEYPRWAHPGIAAARSGLGF
- a CDS encoding methyltransferase domain-containing protein, encoding MNPDEGLRCPVCREGLRLQQQPGRPDRLGCDAGHAFDAAKQGYFNLLAGKGTNFKEDGAQMVAARASFLDAGHYESLAEALGLRARKALRGYEEPRILDAGAGTGYYLRQVLQALPGFSSASAVALDISRYAMRRAAKVPNTLALVWDLWRELPLEDESFDVLLNIFSPHNGKEFARVLRPGGTALVVTPLPGHLAEGAELLGLLAIAPDKAAGVVASMGDGFTLNATEEVRIPLVLDSAAAFELAMMGPAGHHLDPEELRGRLADAGNAMLITAAFRIQEFRQNQ